The following proteins are encoded in a genomic region of Brachypodium distachyon strain Bd21 chromosome 1, Brachypodium_distachyon_v3.0, whole genome shotgun sequence:
- the LOC100845568 gene encoding aquaporin PIP2-6, with protein sequence MGKEVDVASLEAGGGARDYSDPPPAPLIDIDELGKWSLYRAVIAEFVATLLFLYITVATVIGYKHQTDASAPGAGADAACGGVGILGIAWAFGGMIFVLVYCTAGVSGGHINPAVTFGLFLARKVSLVRALLYMVAQCLGAICGVGLVKGFQRDFYARYGGGANGVSAGYSMGTGLAAEIIGTFVLVYTVFSATDSKRNARDSHVPVLAPLPIGFAVFMVHLATIPITGTGINPARSLGAAVVYNNDKAWSDQWIFWVGPFIGAAIAALYHQTVLRASARGYGSFRSNA encoded by the exons ATGGGCAAGGAGGTGGACGTCGCTTCCctggaggccggcggcggcgcccgggaCTACTCGGaccctccgccggcgccgctcatCGACATCGACGAGCTCGGCAAGTGGTCCCTCTACCGCGCCGTGATCGCCGAGTTCGTGGCCACGCTGCTGTTCCTCTACATAACCGTGGCCACCGTCATCGGCTACAAGCACCAGACGGACGCCTccgcccccggcgccggcgccgacgcggcgtgcggcggcgtggggatcCTGGGCATCGCGTGGGCCTTCGGCGGCATGATCTTCGTGCTCGTCTACTGCACCGCGGGCGTCTCGGGCGGGCACATCAACCCGGCCGTCACCTTCGGGCTCTTCCTGGCCCGCAAGGTCTCCCTGGTCCGGGCCCTGCTCTACATGGTGGCCCAGTGCCTCGGCGCCATCTGCGGCGTCGGGCTCGTCAAGGGCTTCCAGCGCGACTTCTACGCGcgctacggcggcggcgccaacgGCGTCAGCGCGGGCTACTCCATGGGCACGGGGCTCGCGGCCGAGATTATTGGGACGTTCGTGCTCGTCTACACCGTCTTCTCCGCCACCGATTCCAAGCGCAACGCCCGCGACTCCCATGTCCCG GTGTTGGCCCCGCTGCCGATCGGGTTCGCGGTGTTCATGGTGCACCTGGCGACGATCCCGATCACCGGGACGGGGATCAACCCGGCAAGGagcctcggcgccgccgtggttTACAACAACGACAAGGCCTGGAGTGACCAG TGGATCTTCTGGGTGGGGCCCTTCATCGGCGCGGCGATCGCGGCGCTGTACCACCAGACCGTCCTCCGCGCCAGCGCCAGGGGCTACGGCTCCTTCCGGAGCAACGCCTAG
- the LOC100845876 gene encoding uncharacterized protein LOC100845876 isoform X1, with protein sequence MAALSAKTIQNAFLAQDDTRSRHNTRHACDFCTLNTRSMHSFQGCRLTLADTAKWLNTTSTAWISFRKQANVSFNATQGTSAVSSSEKVDFLKLQNGSDIRGVAIAGVEGEPVNITEPGTEAISAAFAEWLLNKKKADGLRRLRISVGHDSRISAHKLQNAVTHGITAAGHDVLQFGLASTPAMFNSTLTEDEIHHCPADGGIMITASHLPYNRNGFKFFTSDGGLNKADIKDILERASRLYEESAHGGKQEQTGVVTTVDYMSIYASDLVKAVRTSAGNKEKPLEGLHIVVDAGNGAGGFFVDKVLKPLGAVTSGSQFLEPDGLFPNHIPNPEDKAAMEAITQAVLNNKADLGIIFDTDVDRSAAVDSSGRELNRNRLIALMSAIVLEEHPGTTVVTDSVTSDGLSAFIENKLGGKHHRFKRGYKNVIDEAIRLNSAGEESHLAMETSGHGALKENHWLDDGAYLMVKLLNKLAGARTLNPNIGSKVLTDLVEGLEDAAVTAEIRLKIDQSHADLKGGSFRDYGESILKHLENVISKDPNLNKAPKNYEGVRVSGYGGWFLLRLSLHDPVLPLNIEAQSKDDAIKLGLAVLAATSEFSALDTTALNKFLQQ encoded by the exons ATGGCAG CATTATCAGCGAAGACCATACAAAATGCATTCTTGGCACAAGATGATACACGGTCTAGGCACAACACAAGACATGCCTGTGACTTTTGTACCCTCAATACCCGCAGCATGCATTCCTTCCAGGGATGTAGATTAACATTGGCTGATACTGCCAAGTGGTTAAATACCACATCAACAGCATGGATTAGCTTCCGGAAACAAGCAAATGTTAGTTTCAATG CTACTCAAGGCACCAGTGCTGTCTCATCCTCTGAGAAAGTTGATTTTCTCAAGCTCCAAAATGGCAG TGATATTCGTGGTGTTGCCATTGCTGGAGTTGAAGGTGAGCCTGTCAACATCACTGAGCCTGGCACAGAAGCTATATCTGCTGCGTTTGCTGAATGGTTACTAAACAAGAAGAAAGCAGACGGATTGAGACGTTTAAGAATCTCTGTAGGACATGATTCACGAATTTCCGCACATAAATTGCAG AATGCAGTCACTCATGGAATCACCGCTGCAGGACATGATGTTCTACAGTTTGG ATTGGCTTCAACACCAGCGATGTTCAACAGTACACTTACGGAAGACGAGATACATCATTGCCCAGCTGATGGAGGCATAATGATAACCG CGAGCCATCTACCCTACAATCGGAATGGTTTTAAGTTTTTTACAAGTGATGGTGGGTTAAATAAGGCTGATATCAAGGATATCTTGGAGCGTGCTTCTCGATTATATGAGGAATCTGCACATGGTGGCAAACAAGAACAGACGGGTGTTGTGACAACTGTGGACTACATGTCAATCTATGCTTCTGATCTGGTGAAAGCAGTTCGGACATCTGCCGGAAACAAAG AAAAACCATTGGAGGGACTGCACATAGTCGTTGACGCAGGGAATGGAGCAGGTGGATTTTTTGTG GATAAGGTACTCAAACCATTAGGAGCTGTTACTAGTGGGAGCCAATTCCTGGAGCCTGATG GTTTATTTCCCAATCATATTCCGAATCCTGAGGATAAAGCTGCAATGGAAGCCATTACACAAGCGGTGCTTAATAACAAGGCAGACTTAGGCATCATATTTGATACTGATGTCGACAG GTCTGCTGCTGTTGATTCCAGTGGTCGTGAGTTGAACCGCAACCGATTGATTGCTTTGATGTCTGCCATAGTTCTTGAGGAA CATCCAGGAACCACTGTTGTGACAGATAGTGTGACATCAGACGGGCTGTCTGCATTTATTGAGAATAAACTTG GAGGGAAGCATCACCGATTCAAGCGAGGGTACAAGAATGTAATAGATGAGGCTATTCGTCTG AATTCTGCTGGTGAGGAATCACATTTGGCGATGGAAACAAGTGGCCATGGAGCACTGAAAGAGAATCACTGGCTCGATGATGGAGCATATCTTATG GTTAAACTTTTGAATAAACTTGCTGGTGCCAGAACATTGAATCCAAACATTGGTAGTAAAGTTTTGACTGATTTGGTTGAGGGCCTGGAGGACGCTGCCGTGACAGCGGAGATAAGGTTGAAGATTGATCAGAGTCATGCAGATTTGAAAGGAGG ATCCTTCCGTGACTATGGAGAATCAATCTTGAAGCATTTGGAGAATGTGATCAGTAAAGACCCCAACCTCAACAAAGCCCCAAAGAATTACGAAGGC GTTAGGGTTTCTGGATATGGTGGCTGGTTCTTGTTGAGGCTATCCCTCCATGACCCAGTTCTTCCCCTGAACATTGAG GCACAAAGCAAGGATGATGCCATTAAGCTTGGGCTTGCGGTGCTTGCTGCCACGAGTGAATTCTCAGCGTTGGACACGACTGCATTAAACAAGTTTTTGCAGCAATGA
- the LOC100824859 gene encoding uncharacterized protein LOC100824859, whose product MATAPSDPAKKKFISRHGFALTAALIFLVLLFVAGSIGTLHDHHKNDPNHPRTVSRKILISIESTTDDEPPSRRPTTTGGGSNNNNPLPRGIVQRTSNLEMESMVGNPKERRQEKNQAPSKSLLAIPVGIKKKAAVDKLVSKFPADRFTVMLFHYDGALEQWGDLEWSARAVHVAAPGQTKWWFAKRFLHPDVVAEYDYVFLWDEDVELDAFDPVRYLEIVRKQGLEVSQPALDRRSEIHHAHTARRLARPSRPDGAEAHGAEWVEGMVPVFSRGAWRCAWGMVQNDLVHGWGLDYKLGYCAGGDRTATKVGVVDSEYVLHRGVPTLGQGGGNRVAVRRRSFVEMQMFDRRWEEAVAEDGSWTDPYAQPATAR is encoded by the coding sequence ATGGCAACAGCGCCGAGCGATCCCGCGAAGAAGAAATTCATCTCCAGGCACGGCTTTGCGCTGACGGCGGCGCTCATCTTCCTCGTGCTGCTGTTTGTCGCCGGCTCAATCGGCACGCTTCATGACCACCACAAGAACGACCCGAACCATCCGCGTACAGTATCACGCAAGATTTTGATCAGCATCGAGAGCACGACGGACGACGAACCACCGAGCCGCCGGCCGACGACAacaggcggcggcagcaacaacaacaacccgCTGCCGAGAGGAATCGTGCAGCGAACGTCGAACCTCGAAATGGAGTCCATGGTCGGAAACCCCAAAGAACGACGACAAGAGAAGAACCAAGCGCCGTCGAAGAGCCTGCTGGCGATCCCCGTGGGGATCAAGAAGAAGGCGGCCGTGGACAAGCTGGTCTCCAAGTTCCCCGCCGACCGCTTCACGGTGATGCTGTTCCACTACGACGGGGCGCTGGAGCAGTGGGGCGACCTGGAGTGGTCGGCCCGCGCCGTGCACGTGGCAGCCCCGGGCCAGACCAAGTGGTGGTTCGCCAAGCGGTTCCTGCACCCGGACGTCGTGGCGGAGTACGACTACGTCTTCCTCTGGGACGAGGACGTCGAACTGGACGCCTTCGACCCCGTGAGGTACCTGGAGATCGTCCGTAAACAAGGGCTGGAGGTGTCGCAGCCGGCGCTGGACCGGCGGTCCGAGATCCACCACGCCCACACGGCCCGCCGGCTCGCGCGGCCCAGCCGGCCCGACGGGGCCGAGGCCCACGGGGCGGAGTGGGTGGAGGGGATGGTGCCGGTCTTCTCCCGGGGCGCGTGGCGCTGCGCGTGGGGCATGGTCCAGAACGACCTCGTGCACGGCTGGGGGCTCGACTACAAGCTCGGGTACTGCGCCGGGGGTGACCGGACGGCGACGAAGGTTGGTGTGGTTGATAGTGAGTATGTTCTGCACAGGGGCGTGCCGACGCTTGGTCAGGGCGGCGGCAACCGGGTCGCCGTGAGGCGGAGGTCGTTTGTGGAGATGCAGATGTTCGACAGGAGGTGGGAGGAGGCCGTCGCCGAGGATGGGTCCTGGACCGACCCTTATGCTCAGCCGGCGACCGCAAGATGA
- the LOC100845876 gene encoding uncharacterized protein LOC100845876 isoform X2: MAATQGTSAVSSSEKVDFLKLQNGSDIRGVAIAGVEGEPVNITEPGTEAISAAFAEWLLNKKKADGLRRLRISVGHDSRISAHKLQNAVTHGITAAGHDVLQFGLASTPAMFNSTLTEDEIHHCPADGGIMITASHLPYNRNGFKFFTSDGGLNKADIKDILERASRLYEESAHGGKQEQTGVVTTVDYMSIYASDLVKAVRTSAGNKEKPLEGLHIVVDAGNGAGGFFVDKVLKPLGAVTSGSQFLEPDGLFPNHIPNPEDKAAMEAITQAVLNNKADLGIIFDTDVDRSAAVDSSGRELNRNRLIALMSAIVLEEHPGTTVVTDSVTSDGLSAFIENKLGGKHHRFKRGYKNVIDEAIRLNSAGEESHLAMETSGHGALKENHWLDDGAYLMVKLLNKLAGARTLNPNIGSKVLTDLVEGLEDAAVTAEIRLKIDQSHADLKGGSFRDYGESILKHLENVISKDPNLNKAPKNYEGVRVSGYGGWFLLRLSLHDPVLPLNIEAQSKDDAIKLGLAVLAATSEFSALDTTALNKFLQQ, from the exons ATGGCAG CTACTCAAGGCACCAGTGCTGTCTCATCCTCTGAGAAAGTTGATTTTCTCAAGCTCCAAAATGGCAG TGATATTCGTGGTGTTGCCATTGCTGGAGTTGAAGGTGAGCCTGTCAACATCACTGAGCCTGGCACAGAAGCTATATCTGCTGCGTTTGCTGAATGGTTACTAAACAAGAAGAAAGCAGACGGATTGAGACGTTTAAGAATCTCTGTAGGACATGATTCACGAATTTCCGCACATAAATTGCAG AATGCAGTCACTCATGGAATCACCGCTGCAGGACATGATGTTCTACAGTTTGG ATTGGCTTCAACACCAGCGATGTTCAACAGTACACTTACGGAAGACGAGATACATCATTGCCCAGCTGATGGAGGCATAATGATAACCG CGAGCCATCTACCCTACAATCGGAATGGTTTTAAGTTTTTTACAAGTGATGGTGGGTTAAATAAGGCTGATATCAAGGATATCTTGGAGCGTGCTTCTCGATTATATGAGGAATCTGCACATGGTGGCAAACAAGAACAGACGGGTGTTGTGACAACTGTGGACTACATGTCAATCTATGCTTCTGATCTGGTGAAAGCAGTTCGGACATCTGCCGGAAACAAAG AAAAACCATTGGAGGGACTGCACATAGTCGTTGACGCAGGGAATGGAGCAGGTGGATTTTTTGTG GATAAGGTACTCAAACCATTAGGAGCTGTTACTAGTGGGAGCCAATTCCTGGAGCCTGATG GTTTATTTCCCAATCATATTCCGAATCCTGAGGATAAAGCTGCAATGGAAGCCATTACACAAGCGGTGCTTAATAACAAGGCAGACTTAGGCATCATATTTGATACTGATGTCGACAG GTCTGCTGCTGTTGATTCCAGTGGTCGTGAGTTGAACCGCAACCGATTGATTGCTTTGATGTCTGCCATAGTTCTTGAGGAA CATCCAGGAACCACTGTTGTGACAGATAGTGTGACATCAGACGGGCTGTCTGCATTTATTGAGAATAAACTTG GAGGGAAGCATCACCGATTCAAGCGAGGGTACAAGAATGTAATAGATGAGGCTATTCGTCTG AATTCTGCTGGTGAGGAATCACATTTGGCGATGGAAACAAGTGGCCATGGAGCACTGAAAGAGAATCACTGGCTCGATGATGGAGCATATCTTATG GTTAAACTTTTGAATAAACTTGCTGGTGCCAGAACATTGAATCCAAACATTGGTAGTAAAGTTTTGACTGATTTGGTTGAGGGCCTGGAGGACGCTGCCGTGACAGCGGAGATAAGGTTGAAGATTGATCAGAGTCATGCAGATTTGAAAGGAGG ATCCTTCCGTGACTATGGAGAATCAATCTTGAAGCATTTGGAGAATGTGATCAGTAAAGACCCCAACCTCAACAAAGCCCCAAAGAATTACGAAGGC GTTAGGGTTTCTGGATATGGTGGCTGGTTCTTGTTGAGGCTATCCCTCCATGACCCAGTTCTTCCCCTGAACATTGAG GCACAAAGCAAGGATGATGCCATTAAGCTTGGGCTTGCGGTGCTTGCTGCCACGAGTGAATTCTCAGCGTTGGACACGACTGCATTAAACAAGTTTTTGCAGCAATGA